agaaggaaaaaaaaagatactaagaaaagacaaatttttaatttttgtttgttttcttttttttttttaatataaagcaaaaaaaagggaGCTCACTTTTTGACgaatataaatatacaataaaaaaaattaaattacatgtGATGTGATTAAGATATAAATCACATCACGAAGTTTAAATTTGATATTGACATATAGATGAATCGTACAACACTACCACCTAATTATAAATTCTGGATTAAAAGATCTAAATACAATAGTGGTTAAGGTTGGTGCTATTTTAACTTTGTTTGTATTTGCAgaggtttaaaatttttagatcACATTTGTTAATGaataatgtaaattattttgtattttagattAAGAATTAGTTTAGTAAGCACATGCTGCTAACAGACATTTTGAGTAATTAGTCTGACTTTTGATGATAAAGATCTGAttaccaatatatataattaaaaaaaaacgtctATTTggaaccctttttttttacaattggGTTAGGAAAATTcagtatttgtttgtttgtttctaattgtgtatatatatatatatatatatggatgatAATGAGTAATTGAGTAGTCGGTTGTCTGACTTGAATGAGGCAGGACCATTgtaagagaagagatgaagagagagGCTTCTTCGTCTCTTGAATGCAACAAAGAAGATCAATCAAAATCATATCACGGACCCGACCAATCTCCACCTCCCAAATTGCtcccaaatcaaaatcatttcatctGCCCCCTATCTCtcatttgttttttgctttcaaAGTTTTTGGACAATTGATTAGGTTTACTATGAATATGCTATGCTCCACAACAAGATCACAACTAGATACAAGATTGACGTAGAACACATATTTTGATCatttatttggtttcttttgataTTCCTTTTGCATACGGTTTAGTATTTCCCCGAGCAATGCATTagaattttctttataatgatCATGCAGATGCAATATCCTATTCTCCTACTTCACAGTGAGACGCTCCACCAAGTTTCCATGATACCTAACACGTTGTTAAATGCTTATTTGCCTAATTTAGCCTATATAGTATCATACTTCACACACAAGTTTCTTTTGTAAGTCTGTTCGCACAAATTTATCAAACATTGAAGACCATCATCGCTTGTTTAATGTTTCTCACGTTTCTACGTCTACAAAAGCGTGAAATTTATCATAGTAACAAGCCCTCAcctcaatattattaatttataaaatcatgATTGAAGATGGTCACATGATTTTATAAAGTGtgtgaccaaaacaaaacaaagaacagagCACGTGTCGAAACGACTgcgttttcaattttttactaAACGACATGGTGTTGCGAAAGGAGGAAATGAAAACACGCGAAAACTGAACCCGCAAAAATTCTCCCGCTATAACTTAACAAAACATTTGGAGACAGTCGTGAGTCACGCGGATCGACTCTGCTTACCGTTGATTATATCTTAATCGACGGTCAGTAACTATCCTTAATATCCACCGAGATTGAGATCCATCACTATATTTCTATGCCTATATAAGAAACACACcgctctcttcttttttatttcacatCTCACCAATCTTCTTAATTCGTTTCACAGAGCAAAATCAAACTCCAATTCTTCTCGAGAAAAATGTCAGGTCGTGGAAAGGGAGGCAAAGGTTTGGGCAAAGGAGGAGCCAAACGTCACAGGAAGGTTCTGAGAGACAACATCCAAGGAATCACTAAGCCTGCGATCCGGAGATTGGCTCGTCGAGGTGGCGTCAAGCGTATCAGCGGTCTGATCTATGAGGAGACACGTGGCGTTCTCAAGATCTTTTTGGAGAACGTTATCCGTGATGCTGTTACTTACACCGAGCACGCGAGGAGGAAGACGGTGACTGCTATGGATGTGGTTTATGCTCTCAAGAGACAAGGAAGGACTCTCTACGGATTCGGCGGCTAGGGTTTTGaattgtttgttcttttgtgttttttacgTTTATTAGAAATGTTAATTTTCAGAATTTGGTGTTTATTCcctaaaatctcaaaaaaaaaaaaatgaaggatcTATTTGCAATTTCGTACTCTTGACTCTTGATTGTGCTTCTCTTTGCCACTCTATATGCTTGTTTAGTTTCTAGCCATTGAACCCAgtcatcgtcatcatcgtcatcaaaATTGTAAAGCTCCTTAGGCTAAATATGTCTTGGTTGGAGATAATAACCGGATTGGTTTGGTTAAAATACTGCGGTTATATCTGGTTTGCcgtgaacaaaatcaaaatactaaTCAAAATCTATGTTATGAACCGGACTGCGATAATTGGTTATTATACCAGCCCGTGTTTTATGTATGCGGGACTAACCGGTTTTGCTATTAATTTCGGTTtacaacaaaatttcaaaaattgtcAAATCATTTAATCTCTCACTGTCTCTCATGTTCTAGAGAGAATCAGAAAGGGAAGGATCCAGAGGTGACGAAGCTTGGATTGGAATCAGCTCTCGCCGCGAATTTGATCGGAATCGAATCACGAGAAATGGGAGCTCCGGGAAGCGAAGACACCGTCGTCATAGAATTGGGGAAGAAGCTGGGAGATGCGCATGTTATCACCGTGAATTGTCCTGATAAGACTGGTTTATGTTGCGATGTTTGCAGAATCATACTCGATTTCGGGCTTTACACCACAAAAGGAGGTACGATTCTTCCAGAGCTTGGCTTGATTCAGTAATCCTTATCATGTTCTTCTGTATATTGTTTGCTTAGATAACGAAATGATTTTGGTATGTTGTTAGATGTTACAACTGATGGAGTATGGTGTTACATAGTATTGTGGGTGGTTCCTTACTATGATTCTCTTAGATTAAGATGGTCACATTTGAAGAATCAGCTTGTATCTGTATGCCCGTCTTGCTCATCCTACTTTGTGCTCGATTTGATGTCTTCTTGTCCTGCATCAACGCCTGTTTACTTGTTGAAGTTCTTTTGCCTAGACCGTAACGGACTCTTGCACGGTACTGTGACTGCTCTGATCGTCTTGTGTGTTGATTTTGCCTTATTGAGTGTTTATCTTGATTGTATGAGAATCTTGTTTGTAGATGTTACTCGAGTACTAACTGAGCTTGAGCTCTCAATTCAAACCGTGAAGGTCACTAAGACGCCAGATGGGAGAGTTATGGATCTTTTCTTCATTACAGATAACATGTGAGTGAGAGTTAGTTGAGTTAATTTAATCTGCTCCTTTAAGACTTGCTGTTAAGTATTTGAATGGTGATCATTATCTGCTTAGGGATCTTTTACACACAGAGAAGCGCCAAGAGGATACACGAGGGAAGTTTCGTTCTGTCTTGGGAGAATCGTGTATAAGCTGTGAACTTCAGTTGGCTGGTCCTGAGTATGAGTGTCATCAGAATATTCCATCTCTTTCTCCAGCAGTGGCTGAGGAGTTGTTTACGTCTGAGCAGCTTACCGATGAAGACAATCGCGTTCAGCTTCTTTCTGATGATATGATAAAGCTGAAGGATTCTGTTATCACAGTTGACAACTGTTTAAGCCCGGCTCACACATTACTCCAAATACGCTGTGTTGATCACAGAGGCCTACTCTATGATGTATTAAGAACATTAAAAGACTTTGAGATTAAGGTATATGGTAAAACTAACATGCGTATTTTGTCGgattttatgatattattagtACACTGGCTTTCTTTTGTGTTATCTTAGTTTTATGATCTGTTTCTGCAGATGTGTTATGGGAGGTTCTCACCTCAAACACAAGGTCATCGGGATCTAGACCTATTTATTCAGCTGAAAGATGGGAACAAGATCGTGGATCCTGATAAGCAGAATTCGTTATGTTCACGTCTGAAAGCTGAGATGCTTCACCCTTTACGTGTCATAATAACAAACCGAGGGCCAGAAACTGAACTTATGGTTGCTAATCCAGTTGAGCTATCTGGTAAAGGCAGACCAAGAGTATTCTATGACGTGACCCTTTCACTAAAAGTGCTTGGAATCTGTGTTTTCTCGGTATGAACCAAATCTATTcacgaaaattttaaaatcagtgaCTCTTAACTGTGAACTGCTTTGTCTTTTGATTCAATCTCAGGCTGAAATAAGGAGGTACACAGCTAGTGACAGAGAATGGGAAGTGTACAGATTTCTTCTGGATGAGAACTGTTTGTTCCAGCTCGGTAGTGCTTCGGCTAGGAATGAGATTGTTAATAAAGTGAGAAGAACATTAATGGGTTGGTAAATTGAAGACCTAGTATATTGATATGTGATCTTATCATATATGGTATGGGTTTCGTTATGTGTAATCTTTATAG
The sequence above is drawn from the Camelina sativa cultivar DH55 chromosome 4, Cs, whole genome shotgun sequence genome and encodes:
- the LOC104780407 gene encoding histone H4, with product MSGRGKGGKGLGKGGAKRHRKVLRDNIQGITKPAIRRLARRGGVKRISGLIYEETRGVLKIFLENVIRDAVTYTEHARRKTVTAMDVVYALKRQGRTLYGFGG
- the LOC104780408 gene encoding ACT domain-containing protein ACR9-like, which produces MGAPGSEDTVVIELGKKLGDAHVITVNCPDKTGLCCDVCRIILDFGLYTTKGDVTTDGVWCYIVLWVVPYYDSLRLRWSHLKNQLVSVCPSCSSYFVLDLMSSCPASTPVYLLKFFCLDRNGLLHDVTRVLTELELSIQTVKVTKTPDGRVMDLFFITDNMDLLHTEKRQEDTRGKFRSVLGESCISCELQLAGPEYECHQNIPSLSPAVAEELFTSEQLTDEDNRVQLLSDDMIKLKDSVITVDNCLSPAHTLLQIRCVDHRGLLYDVLRTLKDFEIKMCYGRFSPQTQGHRDLDLFIQLKDGNKIVDPDKQNSLCSRLKAEMLHPLRVIITNRGPETELMVANPVELSGKGRPRVFYDVTLSLKVLGICVFSAEIRRYTASDREWEVYRFLLDENCLFQLGSASARNEIVNKVRRTLMGW